The Corynebacterium confusum genome has a window encoding:
- the carB gene encoding carbamoyl-phosphate synthase large subunit, with translation MPKRNDINHVLVIGSGPIVIGQACEFDYSGTQACRVLKEEGLRVTLVNSNPATIMTDPEFADHTYVEPIEPEFIEKIIVKEIEEGHRIDAVLATLGGQTALNAAIQLDRLGILDKYDIELIGADIDAIERGEDRQKFKDIVASVGGESARSAVCYNMDEVHATVEKLGLPVVVRPSFTMGGLGSGLAFSYEDLDRIAGGGLAASPEANVLIEESILGWKEFELELMRDGDDNVVVIASIENVDALGVHTGDSVTVAPALTLTDREYQKMRDLGISIIRAVGVDTGGCNIQFAVNPEDGRIIVIEMNPRVSRSSALASKATGFPIAKLAAKLAIGYTLDEVTNDITGVTPAAFEPTLDYVIVKAPRFAFEKFPGADDTLTTTMKSVGEAMGIGRNYIAGLNKVMRSLENKPAGFWTTDDEFFAGERATDKNAVLDDLRTPTEGRMYDAELALRLGATVDEVHEASGIDPWFLAELQALVTFRTKLLEAPVLDADLLREAKYLGLSDAQIAALRTEFAGEDGVRSLRWSLGIRPVYKTVDTCAGEFEAQTPYHYSSYELDPDAESEVAEQREREKVIILGSGPNRIGQGIEFDYSCVHAALELSRQGYETVMVNCNPETVSTDYDTADRLYFEPLTFEDVMEIYHAESVSGTVAGVIVQLGGQTPLGLAERLVEAGVPVVGTTPEAINLAEDRGEFGKVLAAAELPAPEFGTATSFAEAREVAANISYPVLVRPSYVLGGRGMEIVYDEPSLESYIERATELSEDHPVLVDRFLDSAIEIDVDALCDGEEVYLGGVMEHIEEAGIHSGDSSCSLPPMTLGPQDIEKVRESTRKLAEGIGVKGLMNVQYALKDDVLYIIEANPRASRTVPFVSKATGVQLAKAAARIMMGATIADLRSEGMLPESYDGGALPMEHPLAVKEAVLPFNRFRRPDGSMLDTLLSPEMKSTGEVMGLADNFGAAYFKAETAGFAKLPKEGSVFVSVANRDKRTLIFPIHRLSTMGYKILATAGTASILRRNGIECESVLKSSDIRGGAEGKSIVDRILDGEVDLIINTPAGSSGSRHDGYEIRAAAVEVDVPLINTVQGVTAGVQALEAQRQGNFEVRALQELRHAPVNN, from the coding sequence ATGCCAAAGCGCAACGATATTAACCACGTCCTGGTCATTGGCTCCGGACCCATCGTCATCGGCCAAGCCTGCGAGTTCGACTATTCCGGCACCCAGGCCTGCCGCGTACTCAAGGAAGAAGGCCTGCGGGTAACCCTGGTCAACTCCAACCCGGCCACCATCATGACGGACCCGGAATTCGCCGACCATACCTACGTCGAGCCCATCGAGCCGGAGTTCATCGAGAAGATCATCGTCAAGGAGATTGAGGAGGGCCACCGGATCGACGCCGTGCTGGCCACCCTGGGCGGCCAGACCGCCCTGAACGCGGCCATCCAGCTGGATCGCCTGGGCATCCTGGACAAATACGACATCGAGCTCATCGGCGCCGACATCGACGCCATCGAGCGCGGCGAGGACCGCCAGAAATTCAAGGACATCGTGGCCTCCGTCGGCGGCGAGTCCGCCCGCTCGGCGGTCTGCTACAACATGGACGAGGTCCACGCCACCGTCGAGAAGCTGGGCCTGCCCGTCGTCGTCCGCCCGTCGTTTACAATGGGCGGCCTGGGCTCCGGCCTGGCCTTTAGCTACGAGGACCTGGACCGTATCGCCGGCGGCGGCCTGGCCGCCTCCCCGGAGGCCAACGTGCTCATCGAGGAGTCGATCCTCGGCTGGAAGGAATTCGAGCTCGAGCTCATGCGCGACGGCGACGACAACGTCGTGGTCATCGCCTCCATCGAAAACGTCGACGCCCTGGGCGTGCACACCGGCGACTCGGTCACCGTGGCCCCGGCGCTGACCCTGACCGACCGCGAGTACCAGAAGATGCGCGACCTGGGTATTTCTATCATCCGCGCCGTGGGTGTGGACACCGGCGGCTGCAACATCCAGTTCGCCGTGAACCCGGAGGACGGCCGCATCATCGTCATCGAGATGAACCCGCGAGTGTCGCGTTCCTCCGCGCTGGCGTCGAAGGCCACCGGCTTCCCGATCGCCAAGCTGGCCGCGAAGCTGGCCATCGGCTACACCCTGGACGAGGTCACCAACGACATCACCGGCGTGACCCCGGCGGCCTTCGAGCCGACCCTGGACTACGTCATCGTCAAGGCCCCGCGCTTTGCCTTCGAGAAGTTCCCGGGCGCCGACGACACCCTGACCACCACCATGAAGTCCGTGGGCGAGGCCATGGGCATTGGCCGCAATTACATCGCCGGCCTGAACAAGGTCATGCGCTCGCTCGAGAACAAGCCCGCGGGCTTCTGGACCACCGACGACGAGTTCTTCGCCGGCGAGCGTGCCACCGACAAGAACGCCGTCCTGGACGACCTGCGCACCCCGACCGAGGGCCGCATGTACGACGCCGAGCTGGCCCTGCGCCTGGGCGCTACCGTGGACGAGGTCCACGAGGCCTCCGGCATCGACCCGTGGTTCCTGGCCGAGCTGCAGGCGCTGGTGACCTTCCGTACCAAGCTGCTGGAGGCCCCGGTCCTGGACGCCGACCTGCTGCGCGAGGCCAAGTACTTGGGCCTGTCCGACGCCCAGATTGCCGCGCTGCGCACCGAGTTCGCCGGCGAGGATGGCGTGCGCTCCCTGCGCTGGTCGCTGGGGATCCGCCCGGTCTACAAGACCGTGGATACCTGCGCCGGCGAGTTCGAGGCCCAGACCCCGTACCACTACTCGTCCTACGAGCTGGACCCGGACGCCGAGTCCGAGGTGGCCGAGCAGCGCGAGCGCGAAAAGGTCATCATCTTGGGCTCCGGCCCGAACCGCATCGGCCAGGGCATCGAGTTCGACTACTCCTGCGTGCACGCCGCTCTGGAGCTGTCGCGCCAGGGCTACGAAACCGTCATGGTCAACTGCAACCCGGAGACCGTCTCCACGGACTACGACACCGCTGATCGCCTCTACTTCGAGCCGCTGACGTTCGAGGACGTCATGGAGATCTACCACGCCGAGTCAGTCTCCGGCACCGTCGCCGGCGTTATCGTTCAGCTCGGCGGACAGACCCCGCTGGGTCTGGCTGAGCGCCTGGTCGAAGCCGGGGTGCCGGTCGTGGGTACCACCCCGGAGGCCATCAACCTGGCCGAGGACCGCGGTGAATTCGGCAAGGTGCTGGCCGCCGCCGAGCTGCCGGCCCCGGAGTTCGGCACCGCCACCAGCTTCGCGGAGGCCCGCGAAGTCGCCGCCAACATCAGCTACCCGGTGCTGGTGCGCCCGTCCTACGTGCTGGGTGGGCGCGGCATGGAGATCGTCTACGACGAGCCCTCCCTGGAGTCCTACATCGAACGCGCCACCGAGCTCAGCGAGGACCACCCGGTGCTGGTGGACCGCTTCCTGGACTCGGCCATCGAGATCGATGTCGACGCCCTGTGCGACGGCGAGGAGGTCTACCTGGGCGGCGTCATGGAGCACATCGAGGAAGCCGGTATCCACTCCGGCGACTCCTCCTGCTCGCTGCCGCCGATGACCCTGGGGCCGCAAGACATCGAGAAGGTCCGCGAATCGACCCGCAAGCTCGCCGAGGGCATCGGGGTCAAGGGCCTGATGAACGTCCAGTACGCGCTCAAGGACGACGTGCTCTACATCATCGAGGCCAACCCGCGCGCCTCCCGCACGGTCCCGTTCGTGTCCAAGGCGACCGGCGTGCAGCTGGCGAAGGCCGCTGCCCGCATCATGATGGGCGCGACCATTGCCGACCTGCGCTCCGAGGGCATGCTGCCGGAAAGCTATGACGGCGGCGCGCTGCCGATGGAGCACCCGCTGGCGGTCAAGGAAGCAGTCTTGCCTTTCAACCGCTTCCGCCGCCCGGACGGTTCCATGCTGGATACCTTGCTGTCGCCGGAGATGAAGTCCACCGGCGAGGTTATGGGCCTGGCCGACAACTTCGGCGCCGCCTACTTCAAGGCGGAGACCGCCGGCTTTGCCAAGCTGCCGAAGGAAGGCTCGGTCTTCGTCTCCGTGGCCAACCGCGACAAGCGCACGCTCATCTTCCCGATCCACCGCCTGTCGACGATGGGATACAAGATCCTGGCCACCGCCGGGACCGCCTCCATCCTGCGCCGCAACGGCATCGAGTGCGAGTCCGTGCTCAAGTCCTCGGACATCCGCGGTGGGGCAGAGGGCAAATCCATCGTGGACCGCATCCTGGACGGCGAGGTCGACCTCATCATCAACACCCCGGCCGGTTCCTCCGGCTCCCGCCACGACGGCTACGAGATCCGCGCCGCCGCCGTCGAGGTGGACGTGCCGCTGATTAACACCGTCCAGGGCGTGACCGCCGGCGTCCAGGCGCTCGAGGCGCAGCGCCAGGGCAACTTCGAGGTACGCGCGCTGCAGGAGCTCAGGCATGCCCCAGTCAACAACTAG
- the carA gene encoding glutamine-hydrolyzing carbamoyl-phosphate synthase small subunit, giving the protein MTDSAHTSTPAILVLADGRTFRGFGFGATGTTLGEAVFTTGMTGYQETMTDPSYHRQIVVTTAPQIGNTGWNDEDNESRGNRIWVAGLVIRDLAHRVSNWRAERSLPEEMEAQNIIGIRGVDTRSLVRHLRNYGSIAAGIFSGEAAERDVEELLAEVKGQEAMEGADLSGEVTTDAPYTIEAEGQKRYTVVAYDMGIKSATPRHFARRGIETVVVPSGTPLKEIEQYQPDGVFISNGPGDPATADEMVGIVRDILSAGYPLFGICFGNQLLGRALGLSTYKMKFGHRGINVPVQNHLTGKIDITSQNHGFALENPTGKPGGEFESDFGPAIITHTCLNDGTVEGVALKSGKAYSVQYHPESAAGPHDANPLFDQFIELLSQRADNK; this is encoded by the coding sequence ATGACTGACTCCGCCCATACCTCCACGCCGGCCATCCTGGTCTTGGCAGACGGTCGTACGTTCCGCGGCTTTGGTTTCGGCGCCACCGGAACCACCCTCGGTGAGGCCGTCTTTACCACCGGCATGACCGGCTACCAGGAGACCATGACGGACCCGTCCTACCACCGCCAGATCGTGGTGACGACAGCCCCGCAGATCGGCAACACCGGCTGGAACGACGAGGACAACGAGTCCCGCGGCAACCGCATCTGGGTTGCCGGCCTGGTCATCCGCGACCTGGCTCACCGCGTGTCCAACTGGCGCGCCGAACGCAGCCTGCCGGAAGAGATGGAAGCCCAGAACATCATCGGCATCCGCGGCGTGGATACCCGTTCCCTGGTCCGCCACCTGCGCAACTACGGCTCCATCGCCGCCGGCATCTTCAGTGGTGAGGCCGCCGAGCGCGACGTCGAGGAGCTGCTCGCCGAGGTCAAGGGCCAAGAGGCCATGGAAGGCGCCGACCTGTCCGGCGAGGTGACCACCGACGCGCCGTATACCATCGAAGCGGAAGGGCAAAAGCGCTACACCGTCGTCGCTTACGACATGGGGATTAAGTCCGCCACCCCGCGCCACTTCGCCCGCCGCGGCATCGAGACCGTCGTCGTGCCCTCGGGCACCCCGCTCAAGGAGATCGAGCAGTACCAGCCGGACGGGGTATTCATCTCCAACGGGCCGGGCGACCCGGCCACGGCCGACGAGATGGTCGGCATCGTCCGCGACATCCTGTCCGCCGGCTACCCGCTCTTCGGCATCTGCTTCGGTAACCAGCTGCTCGGCCGCGCGCTGGGCCTGAGCACCTACAAGATGAAGTTCGGCCACCGTGGCATCAACGTCCCGGTGCAAAACCACCTGACCGGCAAGATCGACATCACCTCCCAGAACCACGGCTTCGCGCTGGAAAACCCGACTGGAAAGCCGGGCGGGGAGTTCGAGTCGGACTTTGGGCCGGCCATCATCACCCACACCTGCCTCAATGACGGCACTGTCGAGGGCGTGGCGCTGAAGAGTGGCAAGGCTTATTCCGTGCAGTACCACCCGGAATCCGCCGCCGGCCCCCACGACGCCAACCCGCTGTTTGACCAGTTTATCGAGCTGCTCAGCCAGCGTGCAGACAACAAGTAA